The following are encoded in a window of Methanothrix sp. genomic DNA:
- a CDS encoding NUDIX hydrolase, with the protein MADIRSRTQTPLLAVDVVLRMDDGIVLIRRRNPPFRGCYALPGGFVEIGETVEDAARREVMEETGVDASLVKLVGVYSDPDRDPRGHVVSVCYLADGSGELRSGSDAADVQLFRPDELPELAFDHARMIRDALKSDGLK; encoded by the coding sequence ATGGCCGATATCCGTTCAAGAACACAGACGCCGCTGCTCGCGGTTGATGTTGTATTGAGGATGGATGATGGGATAGTCCTCATCCGTCGCAGGAACCCCCCGTTCAGGGGGTGCTATGCGCTTCCTGGGGGTTTTGTTGAGATCGGTGAGACTGTGGAGGATGCCGCGCGGAGAGAGGTCATGGAGGAGACCGGGGTGGACGCATCTCTTGTGAAGCTGGTTGGCGTTTACTCCGATCCTGACCGCGATCCCAGGGGGCATGTTGTCTCAGTATGCTACCTCGCTGATGGCAGTGGTGAGCTCAGATCCGGATCGGACGCGGCTGATGTGCAGCTATTCAGGCCTGATGAGCTGCCTGAGCTTGCATTTGATCATGCGAGGATGATACGCGACGCGCTGAAAAGCGATGGTCTAAAGTAG
- a CDS encoding glutamate--tRNA ligase: MTEEIRELIEKFALQNAVKYRSAPNHGAVMGKLMGERPDLRPRAREIAPLIASVLRDIEQMSPEQWEARLREIAPELIEEISARKEPAKGLQPLEGTEGGVVMRFAPNPNGPPTLGSARGIIINSEYVKMYGGKFILRFDDTDPVNKRPMIEAYEWYIEDCRWLGADPHEIVAASQRVEKYYEVAEELIRRGGAYVCLCEQSAFKALKDAARACPHRDHTVDENLELWRKMLDGSLNEGEAVLRVKTDIKHKDPAIRDWAGFRIVTKSHPLVGDRYRVWPLLDFESAVEDHLLGVTHILRGKDLIDSERRQRYLYDHMGWVYPRVLHWGRVKIFQFGAFSTSKLRRAIEAGEYSGWDDPRLPTVRAIRRRGITAEALRKFMIDLGVGETDISISMDSIYAENRRIVDPIANRRFFVWDPVEIEIEGEVPEVAEAPLHPTIDRGMRRIRAGKRVLLCREDVEGLGPGSRIRLKDLCNIEIKETSPLRAELIDLSPETAKRLKLRIIHWAPVDGIPVRVLGPERIDTGIGEHGISDELDRIVQFERYGFVRIDSVGEEVVAYFAHR, encoded by the coding sequence GTGACAGAAGAGATCAGGGAATTGATAGAGAAGTTCGCGCTGCAGAACGCTGTCAAATACAGATCAGCACCCAACCACGGGGCTGTCATGGGCAAGCTCATGGGGGAACGCCCCGATCTCAGGCCCAGAGCCAGGGAGATAGCTCCGCTAATAGCCAGCGTGCTCAGGGATATAGAGCAGATGAGCCCTGAGCAGTGGGAGGCCAGGCTCAGAGAGATCGCGCCAGAGCTCATCGAGGAGATAAGCGCCAGAAAGGAGCCTGCAAAGGGGCTGCAGCCTTTAGAGGGAACAGAGGGGGGAGTCGTCATGCGTTTCGCGCCGAACCCGAACGGCCCCCCAACACTCGGAAGCGCACGCGGGATAATAATCAACTCAGAGTACGTGAAGATGTATGGCGGGAAGTTCATCCTCCGCTTCGACGATACCGATCCTGTAAACAAAAGACCGATGATAGAGGCGTATGAATGGTATATAGAGGACTGCAGATGGCTTGGAGCAGATCCCCATGAGATAGTCGCTGCGAGCCAGAGGGTTGAGAAGTACTATGAGGTTGCTGAGGAGCTGATCCGCAGAGGGGGCGCATATGTGTGTTTGTGCGAGCAGTCGGCATTCAAGGCCCTTAAGGACGCGGCCAGAGCTTGCCCGCACAGGGATCACACCGTCGATGAGAACCTGGAGCTCTGGAGGAAAATGCTTGATGGCAGCCTCAACGAAGGCGAAGCCGTACTGCGTGTGAAGACAGACATAAAGCATAAAGATCCGGCCATACGGGACTGGGCTGGCTTCAGGATAGTGACGAAGAGCCATCCGCTTGTGGGCGACAGGTACCGCGTCTGGCCGCTGCTGGACTTCGAATCCGCTGTGGAGGACCATCTGCTGGGAGTGACACACATCCTGAGAGGGAAGGATCTGATAGACAGCGAGAGACGGCAGAGATATCTCTACGATCACATGGGCTGGGTCTATCCCAGGGTCCTCCACTGGGGGAGGGTTAAGATATTCCAGTTCGGGGCATTCAGCACCAGCAAGCTCAGGAGGGCGATAGAGGCGGGCGAGTACAGCGGCTGGGACGACCCCAGGCTTCCGACCGTGAGGGCCATAAGGCGCAGGGGCATCACCGCGGAGGCTCTCAGGAAGTTCATGATAGATCTCGGCGTCGGGGAGACGGACATCAGCATCAGCATGGATTCGATATACGCGGAGAACAGGCGGATTGTCGATCCGATCGCAAACAGGAGGTTCTTCGTATGGGATCCGGTGGAGATCGAGATCGAAGGAGAGGTTCCTGAGGTCGCAGAGGCCCCCCTCCATCCGACGATAGATCGCGGCATGAGACGGATCAGGGCAGGAAAAAGGGTCCTGCTCTGCAGAGAGGACGTGGAGGGGCTGGGGCCCGGGAGCAGGATCAGGCTGAAGGATCTGTGCAACATAGAGATAAAGGAGACCTCTCCGCTCAGGGCAGAACTCATCGATCTGAGCCCCGAGACCGCGAAACGCCTCAAACTCAGGATAATACACTGGGCTCCTGTCGATGGCATCCCTGTCCGGGTCCTCGGCCCTGAGAGGATCGATACCGGCATTGGGGAGCATGGCATCTCCGATGAGCTCGACAGAATCGTCCAGTTCGAGAGGTACGGTTTTGTCAGGATAGACTCTGTTGGGGAGGAGGTCGTCGCGTATTTTGCGCACAGGTGA
- a CDS encoding chloride channel protein — protein sequence MGRRAPLSLRYTILLAVFVGAISGLGAFVFYFLLELSTKIFLTGLDSYSPPKAGDVELVNIDFHIGMLPIPVVVALGGLLSGLIVYKFAPEAEGHGTDAVIRSFHRARGVIRARVPVVKTIASAITIGSGGSAGREGPIAQIGAGFGSFVADVLRLSDRDRRLLVVCGVAGGIGSIFRSPFGGAMFGIEVLYKKDYETEAIVPAFVSSIIAFITFNVVTGYFAGIPFSSPPIFKIPPLAIHSPLEFPLYAAVSVLAAFFGVVYIKTFYTVRDLFKSQKMPQYLKPALGGLLTGFIGMFLPGVLGMGYGYVQMAIDGKLALSLIFLLILGKIAATSFTVGSGGSGGVFAPSIVTGSMVGALMGYLFHQLFPEIVVQPEAFVLIGMSAFIAAVTKTPIASILMVLEMCGSYTLLPALMISSALAYCLSGDYSIYSEQVATRAESPAHRMEMSVDVLKDVRVEEAMVPADRLISVSPSQKVSDVLALIEKTGHIGFPVVENGKLIGIVTFRDVEMVPVGERENKFVKDIMMRDLIVTYPDESLEDALIKLVQKDVGRLPVVDRKMNRMLLGLITRSDIIKAHAREVAKLKE from the coding sequence ATGGGTAGAAGGGCACCTTTGAGCTTGCGATATACAATCCTCTTAGCAGTGTTTGTTGGTGCGATATCCGGATTGGGTGCGTTTGTTTTCTACTTTCTCCTCGAGCTGTCGACAAAGATCTTTCTGACAGGCCTGGACAGCTACAGTCCTCCAAAAGCAGGAGATGTGGAGTTGGTTAATATCGACTTCCATATCGGCATGCTTCCCATTCCCGTTGTCGTAGCGCTTGGAGGACTTCTCAGCGGGTTAATAGTTTACAAATTCGCTCCGGAAGCGGAAGGGCATGGGACAGATGCGGTCATCAGATCCTTCCACAGAGCGAGGGGGGTTATAAGGGCGAGAGTGCCGGTTGTAAAAACAATTGCATCTGCAATAACAATTGGAAGTGGGGGGAGTGCTGGCAGGGAGGGGCCAATAGCTCAGATTGGAGCCGGTTTCGGCTCTTTTGTTGCAGATGTTCTGAGACTATCGGACAGAGATAGAAGGCTGCTTGTGGTATGCGGAGTTGCGGGTGGGATAGGGAGTATTTTTCGGAGTCCTTTTGGAGGGGCGATGTTCGGCATTGAAGTGCTTTACAAAAAGGACTATGAGACCGAAGCAATAGTTCCTGCATTTGTCTCTTCAATAATCGCCTTCATCACCTTCAATGTTGTGACCGGTTACTTTGCAGGCATCCCCTTCAGTTCTCCTCCCATTTTCAAAATCCCACCGCTTGCAATCCACTCACCGCTTGAGTTCCCTCTCTATGCAGCGGTTTCAGTTTTGGCAGCTTTTTTTGGAGTTGTTTACATAAAGACTTTCTATACCGTTCGTGATCTCTTTAAATCCCAAAAAATGCCCCAATATCTAAAACCAGCTCTTGGCGGGCTTCTCACTGGATTTATAGGCATGTTTCTCCCTGGTGTTCTTGGGATGGGGTACGGGTACGTTCAGATGGCCATAGATGGGAAGCTGGCACTTTCTCTGATATTCCTTCTGATTCTGGGCAAGATCGCTGCCACATCCTTTACAGTCGGTTCCGGCGGGAGTGGTGGGGTATTCGCACCATCGATTGTAACTGGAAGTATGGTCGGCGCCCTGATGGGATACCTTTTCCATCAACTCTTTCCTGAAATTGTTGTGCAGCCAGAAGCTTTTGTCCTTATCGGCATGTCGGCATTCATTGCAGCCGTGACAAAAACTCCGATAGCGTCGATTTTGATGGTCCTCGAAATGTGTGGAAGTTACACACTGCTTCCAGCTTTGATGATCTCCTCTGCGTTGGCCTACTGTCTTAGCGGTGACTACTCAATTTACTCGGAGCAGGTTGCAACGAGAGCGGAAAGTCCGGCACACAGAATGGAGATGTCAGTAGATGTTCTTAAGGATGTGAGAGTGGAGGAGGCGATGGTTCCGGCAGATAGGCTGATCAGCGTCTCACCCAGCCAGAAGGTGAGCGACGTTCTCGCTCTGATAGAGAAGACGGGACATATAGGTTTCCCTGTTGTTGAAAATGGTAAGCTGATTGGAATCGTGACATTCAGGGATGTCGAGATGGTTCCGGTTGGAGAGAGGGAGAACAAGTTTGTTAAAGACATAATGATGAGAGACTTGATTGTAACTTACCCGGATGAGAGCTTAGAGGATGCTCTGATAAAACTTGTTCAGAAAGATGTGGGAAGGTTGCCTGTTGTTGACAGAAAAATGAACAGAATGCTTTTAGGTCTGATTACGAGAAGCGACATAATCAAGGCCCATGCAAGAGAGGTGGCGAAACTTAAAGAGTAA
- a CDS encoding DUF211 domain-containing protein has protein sequence MIRRIVLDVLKPHKPTIIELANVLSNLKGVKGVNMSLFEVDRQTETVKVTIEGDNIDYLAVEKLIQEFGGAVHSIDQVVAGREMVEEIDTCQEP, from the coding sequence ATGATAAGACGCATAGTTCTGGATGTGCTGAAGCCGCACAAGCCCACGATCATAGAGCTCGCGAACGTGCTCAGCAATCTCAAGGGCGTGAAGGGGGTCAACATGAGCCTCTTCGAGGTGGACAGGCAGACAGAGACCGTGAAGGTCACCATCGAGGGCGACAACATAGACTACCTCGCCGTGGAGAAACTCATCCAGGAGTTCGGCGGTGCGGTTCACAGCATCGATCAGGTTGTGGCTGGCAGGGAGATGGTGGAGGAGATCGATACCTGCCAGGAGCCCTAG
- a CDS encoding signal recognition particle subunit SRP19/SEC65 family protein — protein MPEDRLVIWPAYFDLDRSRDQGRRVATADAVHNPKLEDIIRVSADLNLDPVVEREKCYPKSWYDQPGRVLVLKKGSKTKTLRSIARALKKRRS, from the coding sequence ATGCCTGAGGATCGGCTCGTGATTTGGCCGGCTTACTTTGATCTGGATCGTAGCAGGGATCAGGGCAGAAGGGTCGCAACAGCTGATGCGGTGCACAACCCGAAGCTGGAGGATATAATCCGCGTCTCCGCAGATCTGAACCTGGATCCTGTGGTGGAGCGGGAGAAATGCTATCCCAAGAGCTGGTACGACCAGCCCGGCAGGGTGCTAGTCCTGAAGAAGGGCAGCAAAACTAAGACTCTGAGGAGCATAGCGAGGGCGCTGAAGAAAAGGAGATCCTAG
- the glyS gene encoding glycine--tRNA ligase, whose product MDRYEQVTELARRRGFMWPSFELYGGAAGFYDYGPLGARLKRRIEDIWRRFFVIGEGFAEIECPTIGIEEVFRASGHLSGFSDPLTECKECKEIYRADHLIKHIVEVPDALSAEEIYRVMKENDITCPECGGELSEVYEFNLMFRTAIGPGNRHPGYLRPETAQGMFINFPRLLRYYRDSLPFGAVQIGRSYRNEISPRQGVIRLREFSQAEAEVFIDPRSKRHPRFSEVKDLRLRLYSREAQERGQVEEMSVGEAVERGIIAHEILAYFVARTYEYLVAVGVDRDRLRFRQHKADEMAHYAADCWDAEVLLDRLGWIEIVGIADRTDYDLRSHMALSKANLSVFVHYPEPIRRKRVAVKPDMKALGPRFKGRAKAIAEALQSMDLSNLKDDIIKVTVDGETYEIERSLVSVEEIEEEIRGEEVVPHVIEPSFGIDRILYTVLEHSYHEEPVEGEMRAVLRFLPGISPVDVAVLPLMDKDELVGPARRIFDAFRRCGMLAEFDTSGSIGRRYRRNDEIGTPYCITVDYQTLEDGTVTVRDRDTMQQIRIAEDRAVDVIRGLLSGALCFSEAGAPVKA is encoded by the coding sequence ATGGACAGGTACGAGCAGGTGACCGAGCTGGCGAGAAGACGTGGCTTCATGTGGCCGTCCTTCGAGCTCTACGGTGGTGCTGCTGGCTTCTACGACTACGGTCCTCTCGGAGCCAGGCTGAAGAGGAGGATAGAGGACATCTGGAGGAGGTTCTTCGTCATAGGTGAGGGGTTCGCAGAGATCGAGTGCCCGACGATAGGCATCGAGGAGGTGTTCAGAGCATCAGGCCATCTGAGCGGCTTCTCCGATCCCCTAACAGAGTGCAAGGAGTGCAAGGAGATCTACAGGGCAGATCATCTCATAAAGCACATCGTGGAGGTCCCTGACGCTCTCTCCGCAGAGGAGATCTACAGGGTGATGAAGGAGAACGACATCACCTGCCCGGAGTGCGGCGGAGAGCTCTCTGAGGTGTACGAGTTCAACCTGATGTTCAGAACCGCGATCGGTCCTGGCAACAGGCATCCCGGCTACCTCAGGCCTGAGACAGCACAGGGCATGTTCATAAACTTCCCCAGGCTTCTCAGGTACTACCGCGATTCTCTGCCGTTCGGCGCTGTCCAGATCGGAAGATCCTACAGGAATGAGATATCCCCGAGGCAGGGTGTGATAAGGCTCAGGGAGTTCAGCCAGGCCGAGGCAGAGGTCTTCATAGATCCCAGAAGCAAGCGGCACCCGCGCTTCTCCGAGGTGAAAGATCTCCGGCTGAGACTCTACTCCAGGGAAGCACAGGAGCGCGGCCAGGTCGAGGAGATGAGCGTCGGAGAGGCCGTGGAGCGCGGGATCATAGCACACGAGATCCTCGCATACTTCGTCGCAAGGACCTATGAGTATCTGGTGGCGGTTGGCGTTGACAGGGATCGCCTTCGGTTCAGGCAGCACAAGGCGGATGAGATGGCGCATTATGCAGCCGACTGCTGGGATGCAGAGGTCCTGCTCGACCGTCTCGGCTGGATAGAGATCGTCGGCATAGCAGACCGCACGGATTACGATCTCAGGTCACACATGGCGCTGAGCAAGGCGAACCTCAGCGTGTTCGTCCATTACCCTGAGCCCATCAGGCGCAAAAGGGTCGCTGTGAAGCCTGATATGAAGGCACTGGGGCCTAGGTTCAAGGGCAGGGCAAAGGCGATAGCAGAGGCCCTCCAGTCGATGGATCTCTCAAATCTCAAAGACGATATCATAAAGGTCACTGTGGACGGCGAGACGTACGAGATCGAGAGGAGCCTCGTATCCGTTGAGGAGATCGAGGAGGAGATACGCGGCGAGGAGGTGGTGCCGCACGTCATCGAGCCGTCCTTCGGTATAGACAGGATCCTGTACACAGTGCTCGAGCATTCTTACCACGAAGAGCCTGTCGAGGGTGAGATGAGGGCGGTCCTGAGGTTCCTGCCCGGCATATCTCCTGTGGACGTCGCTGTTCTCCCCCTCATGGACAAGGATGAGCTGGTCGGGCCCGCGAGGAGGATCTTTGATGCGTTCAGGAGATGCGGCATGCTCGCGGAGTTCGACACATCAGGATCCATCGGGCGGAGGTACAGGCGCAACGATGAGATAGGTACTCCGTACTGCATCACCGTTGATTACCAGACGCTCGAGGACGGAACGGTCACAGTGCGGGACAGGGACACGATGCAGCAGATCAGGATTGCAGAGGACAGAGCGGTTGATGTCATCAGGGGTCTTCTATCCGGAGCTCTCTGCTTCTCAGAGGCCGGTGCACCTGTAAAGGCATGA
- a CDS encoding pentapeptide repeat-containing protein yields MQKVISGEPVMLDGVTISGSLNLSGIEPQIVRREFVITNSEMCDADLSGLVFEGAVNLTGTRIGDMDFASAVFSQDAIFDLIEVSGDASFEGAHFRRDASFSGSRFSRAAEMNFTAFDDYGYFADSAFHGGLHISSSSFQGFADFYGARISGDFLGLNTKFGDGAGFMNAEFNGDANFGMSSFAGYTSFEGSAFRGVANFALARFDKAVYFGDITFEEDAVFGLTQFEGLANFAGTYFMGDLNLNSARIDAFVLDNTTFGSASRINLKGAEFRRLTAPWSQIKDHLLYDGATYLALVKNYQDLEWFEDADNCYYDYRREAQLRKPFGWGKTIDYLAWITCGYGVRPSYPFIWSIVLIVLFGAVFSLGKGVYKQTTVLDQNPERLREQISVERRPISLHESMYFSALIYLYAGPVEFRPSGIYRYLVILEGILGWFFLSLFLVSLGRVMIR; encoded by the coding sequence ATGCAGAAGGTGATCTCTGGGGAGCCCGTTATGCTTGATGGCGTTACCATCTCGGGATCCCTGAATCTCTCCGGAATAGAGCCGCAGATCGTGAGGAGGGAGTTTGTCATCACGAACTCGGAGATGTGTGATGCAGACCTGAGCGGACTGGTGTTTGAGGGTGCTGTGAACCTCACCGGCACCAGGATCGGGGATATGGATTTCGCATCAGCTGTATTTTCCCAGGACGCGATATTCGATCTTATCGAGGTCTCGGGCGATGCCAGCTTCGAGGGCGCTCACTTCAGGCGGGATGCGAGCTTCTCCGGATCCAGGTTCTCACGCGCTGCTGAGATGAACTTCACAGCATTTGACGACTACGGGTACTTTGCTGACAGCGCATTTCATGGAGGTCTGCACATTTCAAGCTCCTCCTTCCAGGGGTTTGCGGATTTTTACGGAGCCCGCATCTCCGGAGATTTTCTCGGTCTGAACACAAAATTTGGTGATGGGGCTGGCTTCATGAATGCGGAGTTTAACGGAGATGCGAACTTCGGCATGTCGAGCTTCGCTGGATACACTTCCTTCGAGGGGTCGGCGTTCAGGGGCGTTGCTAACTTCGCCCTGGCAAGGTTTGATAAGGCTGTTTACTTCGGCGATATCACATTCGAGGAAGATGCGGTCTTCGGGCTGACACAGTTCGAGGGTCTCGCAAACTTCGCGGGCACGTATTTCATGGGCGATCTCAACCTGAACAGCGCGCGCATCGATGCCTTCGTTCTCGACAACACCACATTCGGGAGCGCATCCAGGATAAACCTTAAGGGCGCTGAGTTCAGAAGGCTGACAGCACCATGGTCTCAAATAAAAGATCATCTCCTCTACGACGGTGCAACCTATCTGGCTCTGGTCAAGAACTACCAGGACCTGGAGTGGTTTGAGGATGCAGATAACTGCTACTACGATTACAGAAGGGAGGCACAGCTCAGAAAGCCTTTCGGCTGGGGAAAGACCATCGATTACCTCGCATGGATAACATGCGGCTACGGGGTCAGGCCGAGCTATCCTTTCATCTGGTCGATCGTGCTTATAGTACTTTTCGGAGCGGTGTTCTCTCTCGGCAAAGGCGTTTACAAACAGACCACAGTGCTGGATCAGAATCCTGAAAGGCTGAGGGAGCAGATCAGTGTTGAGAGAAGGCCGATCTCGCTCCACGAGAGCATGTACTTCAGCGCGCTCATATATCTTTATGCGGGTCCGGTAGAGTTCAGGCCCTCCGGCATCTACAGGTACCTTGTGATCCTGGAGGGCATCCTGGGGTGGTTCTTCCTCTCACTGTTTCTGGTGAGCCTCGGGAGGGTTATGATAAGGTAG
- the argJ gene encoding bifunctional ornithine acetyltransferase/N-acetylglutamate synthase — protein MRVIDGGICAVPGVRACGVKRGRYGVAMISCSGYAAGVFTRNRVRAAPIEVTIGHLRRSGGRIEGVIANSGSANAYTGMRGMRDAERMAGMMAEMLGCSPERIGVASTGVIGRYLDLNLISSLAKEAAPALRSGPDASREAAQAIMTTDTKVKEVAVEHEGFRVGGICKGAGMIEPDMATMLAFIYTDADVGPELYTFLKDAVDVSFNMLTVDGDTSTNDTVLLTSTRAVECEPESFREAMEYVCVSLAKMIARDGEGATKAMEVEVTGAASIEDARRAAKSIARSNLVKAALYGEDPNWGRIVCAAGRSGAEFDPSRISLSMSSSKGSVVLVDRGIIVDDVLEEAKKVMSSDEILIQIDLGAGTVSARSFGCDLTHEYVNINAKYTT, from the coding sequence ATGAGAGTGATTGATGGCGGTATATGCGCCGTGCCGGGAGTGAGAGCCTGCGGTGTTAAGCGCGGCAGGTACGGCGTCGCGATGATCTCATGCTCCGGATATGCGGCTGGTGTCTTCACGAGAAACAGGGTGAGGGCTGCGCCAATAGAGGTGACCATCGGTCATCTCAGAAGATCTGGAGGAAGAATTGAGGGGGTGATCGCGAACAGCGGATCCGCAAATGCATATACCGGTATGCGCGGTATGAGGGACGCGGAGAGGATGGCCGGCATGATGGCTGAGATGCTCGGATGCAGCCCTGAGCGGATCGGCGTCGCATCGACCGGTGTCATAGGCCGCTACCTTGATCTCAATCTGATCTCATCGCTCGCAAAAGAGGCTGCTCCAGCACTCCGCTCAGGCCCCGACGCGAGCAGGGAGGCAGCGCAGGCGATAATGACGACCGATACAAAAGTCAAAGAGGTCGCTGTCGAGCATGAGGGATTTCGTGTTGGGGGCATATGCAAGGGCGCGGGCATGATAGAACCTGATATGGCGACGATGCTGGCTTTTATCTACACAGACGCTGATGTCGGCCCGGAGCTCTACACGTTCCTGAAAGATGCTGTGGATGTGAGCTTCAACATGCTGACAGTCGATGGAGACACAAGCACAAATGACACAGTGCTCCTGACCAGCACCCGGGCGGTGGAATGCGAGCCAGAATCATTCAGGGAGGCAATGGAGTACGTGTGCGTTAGCCTGGCTAAAATGATTGCAAGGGACGGAGAGGGCGCGACAAAGGCGATGGAGGTGGAGGTCACCGGAGCAGCATCCATCGAGGATGCGCGGAGGGCTGCGAAGAGCATAGCGAGAAGCAATCTCGTGAAGGCAGCGCTGTACGGTGAGGATCCGAACTGGGGGAGGATCGTGTGTGCAGCAGGTCGATCCGGGGCTGAGTTCGACCCCTCCAGGATCTCTCTGAGCATGAGCTCCAGCAAGGGCTCCGTGGTGCTTGTGGATCGGGGTATAATAGTCGATGACGTGCTGGAAGAGGCGAAAAAGGTCATGTCCAGCGATGAGATCTTAATCCAGATAGACCTGGGCGCAGGAACCGTGAGCGCCCGCAGCTTCGGATGCGATCTGACTCACGAGTACGTGAACATCAACGCGAAGTACACGACATAG
- a CDS encoding CBS domain-containing protein — translation MIQSNTLAGGEVTMLVKDIMNRKPVTCQASDPIAEAARLLRENKISGMPVLDGDELVGVVSESDLLRLLSTEDDRGELWLPSPFEIFEVPVRDVIRWERMKRSLEEITKMRVSDVMSRKPITVSPDASIEEAAAIMTKHRINRLPVVEGSRLVGILTRGDIISGLGSAEVS, via the coding sequence GTGATTCAGAGCAACACCCTGGCTGGAGGGGAGGTCACAATGCTCGTTAAGGACATCATGAACAGAAAACCTGTCACCTGCCAGGCGAGCGACCCGATAGCAGAGGCAGCTCGTCTGCTCAGGGAGAACAAAATAAGCGGCATGCCTGTGCTCGATGGGGATGAGCTTGTGGGCGTGGTATCTGAATCCGATCTCCTGAGGCTTCTATCGACAGAGGACGATCGGGGAGAGCTCTGGCTCCCGAGCCCCTTCGAGATATTTGAGGTCCCTGTGAGAGATGTGATACGGTGGGAGCGGATGAAGAGGTCGCTGGAGGAGATAACAAAAATGCGCGTCTCGGATGTGATGAGCAGGAAGCCCATAACAGTGAGCCCGGATGCATCCATAGAGGAGGCCGCCGCGATAATGACGAAGCACAGAATAAACAGGCTGCCGGTCGTAGAGGGCTCCAGGCTGGTCGGGATATTGACCCGCGGCGACATCATAAGCGGACTGGGTTCCGCGGAGGTATCATGA
- the argC gene encoding N-acetyl-gamma-glutamyl-phosphate reductase, which translates to MIDIGIVGGSGYTGGELLRLLSVHPSANVVCVTSRKLAGKPVVSVHQHLRGMLDLRFEAPSPAEISQRCDVVFTAVPHGTAMDWVPELLDNGAKVIDLSADYRLPVDVFEKTYGIKHRAPREAVFGLPELHPEVAGASLVGNPGCYPTGATLAVAPLAKAGMIDRVVFDSKSGISGAGAEPTETSHYPNLAENIRCYRVTNHRHVPEIKQELSRLQNDIRISFTPHVIPAVRGILTTAHVFVKDSFSDKIQDREFVSKLYSDFYSKARFVRLVDGVPMLGNVRCSNFCDIGFEIEKNSDRIVVISAIDNLVKGASGQAIQNMNLMMGLDETTGLWFPGGAP; encoded by the coding sequence CTTCTCTCCGTGCATCCATCTGCAAATGTGGTCTGCGTCACATCCAGAAAGCTTGCCGGAAAGCCGGTGGTATCGGTGCATCAGCATCTCAGAGGCATGCTCGATCTCAGGTTCGAGGCTCCCTCGCCTGCTGAGATATCCCAGAGGTGTGATGTCGTGTTCACGGCAGTACCTCACGGAACTGCAATGGACTGGGTTCCGGAGCTGCTCGATAATGGCGCAAAGGTGATAGATCTGAGCGCTGACTACAGGCTTCCGGTAGATGTATTCGAGAAGACATACGGGATAAAGCACAGAGCTCCCAGGGAAGCGGTCTTCGGCCTGCCGGAGCTGCACCCGGAGGTTGCAGGCGCATCTCTTGTAGGGAATCCAGGATGCTATCCCACAGGTGCAACGCTGGCTGTCGCCCCGCTCGCGAAGGCCGGAATGATAGACCGCGTGGTCTTCGATTCCAAGTCAGGTATATCCGGCGCAGGCGCTGAGCCGACTGAGACCAGCCACTACCCGAACCTGGCGGAGAACATAAGGTGCTACAGGGTGACGAACCACAGGCACGTGCCTGAGATAAAGCAGGAGCTATCCCGTCTGCAGAACGACATCAGGATCAGCTTCACACCGCATGTGATACCGGCGGTTCGCGGTATTCTCACAACAGCTCACGTCTTTGTGAAGGATTCATTCTCAGATAAGATACAGGACAGGGAGTTTGTCTCAAAGCTCTACAGCGATTTCTACAGCAAAGCCAGGTTTGTCCGGCTTGTGGATGGTGTGCCGATGCTGGGCAACGTCCGCTGCTCGAACTTCTGCGATATCGGTTTTGAGATCGAAAAGAACAGCGACCGCATAGTTGTTATATCCGCCATAGATAACCTGGTCAAGGGTGCCTCCGGCCAGGCAATTCAGAACATGAACCTGATGATGGGTCTGGATGAGACAACGGGTCTCTGGTTCCCCGGCGGTGCCCCGTGA